A stretch of DNA from Nerophis ophidion isolate RoL-2023_Sa linkage group LG18, RoL_Noph_v1.0, whole genome shotgun sequence:
GCCTTCAGGCTGTTGCTCTGGTTGAAGCGGCGGCCGCACGTGTTGCAGCTGTACGGTTTCTCGCCCGTGTGGATGCGCAGGTGGCGGTTCCGGTTGCCCAGGCTGCTGAAGCGCTTGTCGCAGGTGTTGCAGCCGAAGGGTTTCTCTCCCGTGTGCACCGCCTGTAAGGGACATGGAACCAAAGTGGGTTTAGTTACTTCCTTATTTACTTACGGACATGagatttcttagttttttatttttaacacgtttgcaaaaaactttaaaaaaaaacgtgttcaCGTTGTCATTACGGGGTATTGTGTATAGAACTTTACcttctggatgcactgtaaataaaataaatcttgCACTGTGTCAACTTACCTCAATAAGTATACACTACATACTGTGTACTTAGTTGTTAAGTGCACTCATTTTGACAGTGTGATGCTGTCCcaaatcaattattattattattggttgaGAGAGTGACTATCTTCTCCCTTTTTCAAATATGGAAGTGTTTGATAGTCACTTCACGTCTGCTACGAAGCCAAGAtggttattattattgtaaattagcaattatttccattttttttttgaacaaaaataaataaataaatatcaaaatggccgctGCGTGCTTTGACTTTTTATTATTCAGTCCATTATGCGACAAAGTTTGGACAGCCCAGGATTAGCATATCttccaaaaaatacaaaacaaggtCAATAACTAGTCTTCTATCCTTCAATGTGTCTTCAAATTACTCTACCTAGTGGTGAAGCTGGTAAATTACACTTTTGTAACCCATacctccatccactttctaccgcttgtccctgttggggtcgcagggagtgctggagcctacctcagctgcattcgggtggaaggcggggtagtgaagtgaattatatttatatagcgctttttctctagtcactcaaagcgctttacatagtgaaacccaatatctaagttacatttaaaccagtgtggatggctctaggagcaggtgagtaaagcgtcttgccaaaggacacaacggcagtgactagaatggcagaagctgggatcgaacctggaaccctcaagttgctggcacggccacactaccaaccgagctatgccgccctggtacaccctggacaagtcaccacttaccGATAATGTCATATCGATCAGGGGTTCCTAACCTTTTTGAACTCGAGGCCCAACTTTTACTGTACAGATGGGCCCGGGGCCCACtgaaaaattttaaaaaggaaaTAATCATACttttatttaatccatccatccatccatcttcttccgcttatctgaggtcgggtcgcaggggcagcagcctaagcagggaagcccagacttccctctccccagccacttcgtccagctcttcccgggggatcccgaggtgttcccaggccagccgggagacagtcttcccaacgtgtcctgggtcttccccgtggcctcctaccggtttggtgtgccctaaacacctccctagggaggcgttcgggtggcatcctgaccagaagccCAAGCCACCTCATATTTAATTATTATagctaacctacttacagttgaaCACGATGATCCTTGCCAAATGATACAAAATCATGTTTTAATGACAAGTATTATCATCAAGGTTTAGTTAAGGCTGATTACATAATCAATAATccaatatactgcaaaagaaaggACTCAAAACTGATTAAAAAATGATTTACATACATTTCGCAGTGCGGGGGGACAAgcactagaaaatggatggatggatggacggctttcgcagtgctaaaataaatcaaTTACATATTCATAATAAATAGGAATGATATAGGTTTCTTAAACTGTCAGTAAAAATCAAGTGCAAAtgtaaatacagcttcaccacttcagTTGTAAATTGCGCTTTAGAAACTTTTCTATGACTCAAGGTGCGTTCCATTTGTACTAGGAAGTTGGAATCTTCTAAGTTCAGAGTAAAAATTTTAACTGTATGCCCCTCGAGATCGGATTTCCAACTCAGGAAGTCAGAGAATTCTTACCAACCCCGAGTTGGTTTGAAAATGGCTATTCTGAATGTAATGAATGATTTCCGCTTCTATAATATTCATTTGTTATCACTTCTGATTACTTTTTGTCACGGTAAATCAGCCATATACGATGTATTGTTGCACATTTAGCGTAatttaaattgttgtttttttttcttgtgttttgtatgttttttccACTTGCTCCATCGTGTTTGAAGTTCGCATATTTTCCCATacattcctcccacctccaaagacatgcacctggggacaggttgattggcaacactaaattggccctagtgtgtgaatgtgagtgtgaatgttgtctgtctatctgtgttggccctgcgatgaggtggcgacttgtccagggtgtacacggccttacgccaaaatgcagctgagataggctacagcaccccccgcgaccgcgaaagggacaagcggtagaaaatggatggatgtttgtattCGGACAAGGCAAGCGCACAAATGATTTCCGACCTCGTGACAAGAACGCGTCTGACTTCCAACGTTTGAGGTTAATGAAACGCACCATTAGCTCtcgactttttctgtttgtttgatattgtcattactgccacaagtgtgtAATACAActatggaccacagctgagaaacaggtaTCTTTTGGAGGCCCTGTAGGAGGCACTCGCAGCCCAACAATGATTGAGGAACACTACAGATCCAAACTGACAACATATATTCCATGTTTGGTCCATGCTTGagaagaatgggaaaaaatgagAATCTACCTGATGTAACTTGAGGCTGCTATTCTGCGTGAAGGAGCGTAGGCAGATGTCGCAGGAGAACGGCTTCTCCCCGCAGTGCATCTTCAGGTGACTCTTTAGGTAACTTGGCGACTTGAAGCTCTTCCCGCAGAGGCCGCAGGCGTGCAGCTTGTCCATCATGTGGCCTTGCTGATGTGAGCGAAGCTCTATGACGGAGGCCAAGTGTCGGCCGCAGAGAACGCACTCGCACGGGACGCTGGCGTGGTGCGTGTCTAGGTGGACGTCCAGCAAGTCGACGCAGGACATGGCGGTGCCGCACGCCACGCAGGCCTGCGTCTTGTCTGTGACGTGGGTCAACTTCTGGTGTGTTCTCAGGGCGCTCTTCTGGATGAAGGTCTTTCCGCAGGTGTTGCAGACGAAGGGCCGCTCGCCCGTGTGGATCCTCTGGTGACTTTTCAACGTATCCGACTGGTTAAAGCTTTTTCCGCAGGTGTCGCAGCTGAATGGCTTTGCCCCCGTGTGGATGCGCAGGTGGCGCTGCAGGTTGCCGTTTATGCTGAAGCTCTTTTGGCAGAACTGGCAGCTGTATGTGAGGCCACGTCTGCACACGCGTTGGCGCGCTCTGACTGCACGTTTGGATGTTCTCGTGTGTCCTGCAGTACTTGCATCTTCCTGCTGAGTGGAGAGAAGGTGGTCACAGCCTTGTACAGCTTGCCTGTATCATACTGCACACTTTAAAGGTCCCTTATTACACTCTGTTTGGGTACGTctcagttattttattttttgttagagGCTCTACACAAGCGTATTTGATTCTGAAATATAGTATTTTAAAAGTGCTTTCAGTAAGCCCTACGCCATGGGGTGCCCAATGTGTGGCCCGGAGGCactttgcagcccacagctaattaGGGTATTCTAAATATACCGTACTAAAAAATGCTTTTGAAGTAAAAAATGGTAAACAGGTGAAATTGAACAACAAAGTTGACTAACAACACAAAGCCGCCAttctggcagtttttttttccttatagctgtcattgctcaaaaaataataatgaatccaaatTAATTTTATGAATTATTGCTTTATTCAAGGCAATATGcccatttgcaaaacattttttgggggaaatattgcatattttgtgtgttggccacataaaaaacaaagttttctttgacaaaaagtgaaaaaaacatgaaaaaataatgaAGAATGTATTATCgacggataaatctgaagttgatctcgaacgcgggtgtcaaactcaaggtccggGGGCCCATCACATAATTTTATGTAGCCTGGAATTTGcataaataaagtactttatcttcttaataaatatattagttttttccatttggacaaaaaatgttttatatacaactgaatacctttttttttcttcaaaaatacaaataaatacttaaatgccTGCTGGTCACCTTgactaatgatttcaaagcatgtTATCCATCAATTTTTACGTAAAAAATCTAATATTTAAATGCATAGACAActgtgtaataatatcatgaggCGATTATACATTTCTATTTCGATATTATTCACTATTACAAGCAGCCCTTTGAAGGCAGCCATAATTAGGATGTGGCCCTCAATTAAAATGAGCTTGACACCCCTGATcgagagacttaagtgttgaaagtaagaaTAATTGTAAAAAGTATGatcttttttaacccttttatgTGTGAGATTGTTTTGGAACACAAATAATTGTAGTGggccattttttttacaaatagttggCACTGAGCCGTTATTAAacagttgggttttttttaaatccatctttTTGGGACAGTTTGTGGGTGAAGCAGGACTCTTTGCACACACACGGAGCGACTTCTTCACAGTTGAAGGCACATTGCCGCAAAACAAGAAAAGTTAGCCAGGCACTCAGATGAAACTGGAGGTTTGAATAGTGTCCTATGTTGGATAATATAACCAATAACAGCAATGTCGTTCTTCCGAGTCGTACCATGGCCATTTTGTTACTACAAACTACAGCTGCGCACACATGAACTGTAAATGGGGGAAGCGCGCAAGGCTATTTGGTTATATTTATACCATGTAAGAATAAACCGCTGACTATGTTCCCAATTGGTGACGTCACCAATTGTGCACATTCCAAACACACCGTTTGGAGGAAGTAGACACAAAGGCAATATTGTTTTccaaatatctctgcaatgcctccaagctttgatttcaaattttcgggacttatgctgATCTCAAATGCACAACAAAATGGTTTTGCATGATAGGGCCtctttattatataaataaaaagtcACTTTGAGCATGATAGTGGACCTTCACAAAACTTAATAGAGAAGATCAAAAAGTCACCTGATTGTGGGCGTCTGTGTCTTGTAAACTCTGGTCAACAACACACGTGTCCTCCATTGGTGCTGGATGGACACTTTCCTGGGAGACAGACACAGTCCAATGAAATACATCCTGATTGTTGGAGGACACAGGTGCCACTGGGAGCGTGAGGTCGTCCTGAGTACCTCGGAAGTTCTGCCTTTCCACAGGTGAACAATGGGCGATCTTTTGACCCCGCAGGCGCCCCCAACTGCGAATGAAAACAGTCAGTTTGAACTCCTTTCAGCATTGGCGGCCATTTCTGCGCCACCAATATGAATTATCCATATTTACGACGAGGCTGAAGATGATGAGTCACCTCGGCCACGCTTCTTTTTTAAGGGCTGCAGGGAGcaagcctcctcctcctcctctttagTGAGCGTGACTTCTACTTCCTCCGTCTCCTCCACGCGACCTACTGTCAGCAACAGACTCAGGTCGGTCTCTGCCGCCTGCAGCCTCTTCCTCAGCTCCTCAACCTCAGCTTCACCCTGCGACACCTGCAGTCGCTCATCAGTTATTACCGAGCTTGGACACTGGCGTTACACAAAACTTTAAAATGATAAATACTTCAAAGCGAAGCAGAGAAGAACATTCGTAGAAAAGCTGGCAGATCTTCTCCGCCACCTCTTGGGCCAGAGATGTCATGAATGTGCTGAGAGGAAGGACCACCTTACGGGGGACAATAACAGACCTttaatacatgcacacacactttaTGGGTAATATATTAGAAATTTGAAGTTTGCGAACAAATAGAGTCTTTTGAATGGCGCTTTTAACTAGCTTTTGACCCACTTCTAcagtggaagaacaataagcccatatatcctcttactgccaagtcaGCCAgactgggggtggggggtggggggggggggggggattgcccacatatgcggtcctgtccaaggtttttcatagtcaccattgtcgacgtcccactggggtgagtttttccttgcccttatgtgggctctaccgaggatgtcgttgtggtttgtgcagcctttgagacacttgtgatttagggctgtataaataaacattgattgattgattgatatatatacaaaccccgttcccatatgagttgggaaattgtgttggatgtaaatagaaacggaatatgataatttgcaaatccttttcaacccatattcagttgaatgcactacaaatacaggatatttgatgttcaaactcataaactttattttttttttgcaaataataattaacttagaatttcatggctgcaacatgtgccaaagtagttgggaaagggcagcgttacatccccttttctttcgACAActctaaataaacgtttgggaactgaggaaactaattgttgaagctttgaaagtggaattatttctcattcttgttttatgtacagctttagtcgttcaacagtccagtcgctgtcgtattttacgcttcataatgcgccacacatttctatgggagacaggtctggactgcaggcgggccaggaaagtacccacaatcTTTCAATACGAAACaacgctgttgtgacacgtggcttggcattgtcttgctttaataagcaggggcgtccatgataaggttgcttggatgacaaaatattttgctccaaaacctgtatggaccattcagcattaatggtgccttcacagatgtgtaagttacccatgccttgggcactaatacacccccacacatcacagatgctggcttttaaaactttgcacctataacaatcctgatggttattttcctctttgttccggaagacaccacgtacacagtttccaaatataatttgaaatgtggactagtcagaccacagaacacttttctactttgcatcagtccatcatagatgatctcagccccagcgaagccggcgctgTTTCTGTGTTTTGTTgttaaatgggttttgctttgcatagtagagttttaacttgcacttacagatgtagactgaaaggggactgaaagcaatggatgtcgagcgagtctaacatgatactgtgaaagttcaatccatagtggatccaacacaaccgcgagagtccagtccaaagcggatccaacacagcagcgagagtcccgtccacagtggagctaataggaaaccatcccaagcataggcggatcagcagcgcagcgatgtccccagccgacacacagacgagcggtccatcctgagtcccgactctggacgagcggtccatcctgggtccggactctggacagccagtaattCATCCATGTCCATCGAACCggtaccccctccacaagggagagtgggacagaggagaaaaagaaaagaaacggcagatcaactggtctaaaaagggagtctatttaaaggctagagtatacaaatgagttttaaggtgagacttaaatgcttctactgaggtggcatctcgaactgttaccggggggcattccagagtactggagcctgaacggaaaacgctctatagcccgcagactttttttgggatttAGGAACCACTTataaaccggagtcctttgaacgcagatttcttgccgggacatatggtacaatacaatcggcaagataggctggagctagaccgtgtagtattttataagtaagtagtaaaaccttaaagtcacatcttaagtgcacaggaagccagtgcaggtgagcc
This window harbors:
- the LOC133536900 gene encoding zinc finger protein OZF-like isoform X2 translates to MSDLEVRVVSILRQMVDTTVSEMKKVIGASVKKSPQEESQGEDNNVQVVLPLSTFMTSLAQEVAEKICQLFYECSSLLRFEVSQGEAEVEELRKRLQAAETDLSLLLTVGRVEETEEVEVTLTKEEEEEACSLQPLKKKRGRVGGACGVKRSPIVHLWKGRTSEESVHPAPMEDTCVVDQSLQDTDAHNQEDASTAGHTRTSKRAVRARQRVCRRGLTYSCQFCQKSFSINGNLQRHLRIHTGAKPFSCDTCGKSFNQSDTLKSHQRIHTGERPFVCNTCGKTFIQKSALRTHQKLTHVTDKTQACVACGTAMSCVDLLDVHLDTHHASVPCECVLCGRHLASVIELRSHQQGHMMDKLHACGLCGKSFKSPSYLKSHLKMHCGEKPFSCDICLRSFTQNSSLKLHQAVHTGEKPFGCNTCDKRFSSLGNRNRHLRIHTGEKPYSCNTCGRRFNQSNSLKAHQQIHTGQKPFICDKCGKVFAYMRNLRDHKCFYV
- the LOC133536900 gene encoding zinc finger protein OZF-like isoform X1, with product MSDLEVRVVSILRQMVDTTVSEMKKVIGASVKKSPQEESQGEDNNVQVVLPLSTFMTSLAQEVAEKICQLFYECSSLLRFEVSQGEAEVEELRKRLQAAETDLSLLLTVGRVEETEEVEVTLTKEEEEEACSLQPLKKKRGRVGGACGVKRSPIVHLWKGRTSEESVHPAPMEDTCVVDQSLQDTDAHNQQEDASTAGHTRTSKRAVRARQRVCRRGLTYSCQFCQKSFSINGNLQRHLRIHTGAKPFSCDTCGKSFNQSDTLKSHQRIHTGERPFVCNTCGKTFIQKSALRTHQKLTHVTDKTQACVACGTAMSCVDLLDVHLDTHHASVPCECVLCGRHLASVIELRSHQQGHMMDKLHACGLCGKSFKSPSYLKSHLKMHCGEKPFSCDICLRSFTQNSSLKLHQAVHTGEKPFGCNTCDKRFSSLGNRNRHLRIHTGEKPYSCNTCGRRFNQSNSLKAHQQIHTGQKPFICDKCGKVFAYMRNLRDHKCFYV